In Sesamum indicum cultivar Zhongzhi No. 13 linkage group LG8, S_indicum_v1.0, whole genome shotgun sequence, the sequence AAATTCTCATGATTCATTTTCCCAATCTCCTCAACCTTTTCCCTCAACTCTTTCTCCCCCAAATTAACATCTCTCAGCCTCTTCACCGCCACAGCCAGCCCCGTTTCCAGCACCGCCTTGTATGTAGTACCAAACGTGCCCTTTCCCAAGACCTCAGCTGACGCCCTCAAAAGATCCTCTATATCGAAATTCCAGCCAAGTTTTCCTATGAAAACTAATCCCCTTTTCCCACCACTGATCACATTGCTCTCCGCTCCAGCCCCAAAACTGCTGCTGGTCCCATCCCCACTCTCCACCGTTTTCTCTCGTGGAAGTCCAAGTTCTCTCTCATTAGCCCCAATCCCATCCTTTGATCTCATCCCCTTTCTAGCCAACATTCTACACAGACAGAACAGAAccaataaaatcaagaaaaacccGAGAACACAACCGATTATAATTCCGGCAATGGCCCCGCCAGAGAGTTTTTTCTTGGGGTTTTCATTGGCGCAAGAATCAAGCGGGGCGCCACAGAGTGAATTCCCAGAAAATGAATTCTTGGGGTTTCCTGAAAGCCCTTTGGGGATCTGCCCAGTTAGATTATTATTCGAAACGTTGAACTGAACTAAACTGGGAAAATTCAGGTCTGGAATCGGGCCTGAGAAATGATTATCCTGCAAGTAAAGCGTTCCCAGGCGAGTCAGACTGTTAAATGAAGGCGAAAGCGGGCCGGAGAAATTGTTGTGAGCCAAATTCAGGCGCACGAGGGACGtgagagaaaataaagaatcGGGGATTTGGCCGCTGAAGAAATTGTGCTGTAAGTAAAGATTGCGGAGGGAAGTAAGCGAAGAGAAGAGGTCGGCCGGGAGTGGGCCGGAGAGGGCGTTGTAACGGAGGCTCAGAGTCTGAAGGTTGGTTAGATTGGATATGGTGTTCGGCGGGAGCTGGCCTGAGAGCCCCATTCCGGGGAGGCGGAGCTCGACGACGGAGGAGCTTCCAGAAGAACACGTGACGCCGGCCCACGAACAGGGAGTGGGGCTCGAGAGATTCCAGAGGAGGACACGGCCGCCCACTGCGGAACGGAGGGCTAACAGGGCAGCACGATCGGACGCGATGTCCGGCGCTGCGGAGGGGAGGAGTAAAATGGCGGCCGATACGATGAGGAGGTGGCGGAAATCAAGCAGTCCCATTCTCAAGAATGTGGGAAGAGAAAGCCGACGAacaatcaattttcttttcatctttGAAAATCTTATCAAGATTTTTGGGGGGTTTGAGGAAATTAAGGAGTGGGCTTCATGTTGTCTTTGCTCTGGTTCTTGTCTGAGTCTTACACTCTTGAGGTTTTCAtgtctagagagagagaattgttACAGACTGTGAAACGTTGGAAAAAGGGTGGAATACTATATTGGGATTGGGCGTTTTGTTGTAGTAATAAATCCCAATGGATAAAATTACCATTTTACCCATCTTGGGCCCACCTTCCTTCTACGTATTGGCTATTGCgtgtaaatagaaataaaaaaataattctgaaaatagaaaggaattaattgattagGGGAAATAGGagatattattattcttatatttatttatcattcttcttattattactaaaaagaaagaaaattcaaaaaaataattaaaataaaagtggaGTGAATACATTGCcgttatttacatataattataactttatacataagaaaaattaaaattattattttatattttgaatattatggaacaaattttttatgttaatttttgaCCTTAGTTATGTCAAACACATCAACTTTGTGGGAGATGGATGGGAATGTCCTAATTCCTAATTATTGACCACACCACTaccaaatcaataaataaattatgttatccTCTTATCAGATTTTACCTCcttcaataaatatatcccttcattagttaaaatttataaatttttttatattaaaaaaatggatcaaaacttatatttaattttgatgacttattgtagatcaaatattttttttgatcaaattactcttataagATTCAATATGTAACTTCTCATCTGCATTAGCTTGTAAAtatgtataaggataattttattagaaaaatttgtttgacctataataaatcagtaacaAGTCAATCAAgatcaaatatgaatttttatttaattttttttatgctaatatcaataaattcggtAAACTTTAGCTAATGTAggaatctatttgttagacagaaacaAATATCAGGGGTACTggatacaatttttcaaaccacaaagatccacttataattacatcaaatttcaaggtAAGACCAAGGTCagacagtgtaattatccccaaaaaataattatttttttatatcataaatcACAACCAATCAAAAtcgaaacaaaaaattagatttgatcACGATTAATCAACTTTCACCgtaaatttatctttaatcaaaatacttattataatttttaactataattaactaatatttgacctcatataaaaatatcagtAAATAGTCATTGTtcagttataattaattaatatttattatattacttttacttttaactaaaataattaaatataacaaaaattcaatttttttttgggtacgccaaattatttttggccGACCAAAACTTAATTATGCTAAAAGCAGTGATGACGTGACGGAGTTTATTAGAGTCAGCAGCAATTCGAaagtttatcataattataatttaatataatatgtataggtcaaatgtgaaaaattctctctctctctctataagGTTGAggaataagaaattaatgtggataaattaaatctatttttagggtcaaataaataatatgcaGCATTCTATGATACATTGGTTGACTACGACTTGAAATTCGATTTCTTTTATCCTCTCTGTTAGACGGAGTTGCATGTTATTTCTGTCAtcgtataataaaataattttttattatataatgtatattataaataaaaataaactatataattcaacacattacatttaaaaaaaaataaaaaaaataatttaagggTATTAtctatacaaaaaaataaataaatagtgtaGTGgtgtcataaatttttatttgtgagtAAAAAGTAACTTTAGACGTAGTTGCATGTTAATTTTTAAGGGTTTTatctttagaaaaaaataaataaatagtgaaGTGGTGTTAGAAACTTTCGTTTGTGAGTAAAAAatgacttttctttttatgtaagtgtagataatattaattaaggaaTTACATCAATCTTCCTGAACTTTCAATTATTGCCAAGCATTGTGTTAAATtccttataataaaaaagacaaaaatacaaaGGGGAAGACATTCTAGAGAGAAAATCTTCTCTATTTTCTGTAATAATGTTTATCATCCAAAATGAAGGTGTACAAGGAGATTAAATATACAATGGGCATAATTGTTCTAACTAATCTAACAAACTTTATCacataaatgataaaaaaaatagttagagAGTGTATATCTCGTATCTAAGATAACCACAACTGTGATATTCGCGACTTGGCAAGCGACCTCAGTATCAACGACCTCGTGACGTGCAGTTGGGAACATGACCTTAGGATGTGTAAGCTTAGGTGTGACCTCACGATGATCGGTCTGGACTACAACCTCAATATGTGCTATCTGGTGTTCGACCTCATGATAACTAGGTTGGGAGGTCGAACTCTCAACACNNNNNNNNNNAAAGATAAAATTGCAACAGATAGTCATggttaatttgaaattaaggGCCATTTGTATTGCTGGTGATCTTTCGAAGAGGGAAGCCAGTAGTTTAAAGACAGGGACTGTTTAAATAACTCGGCTGACTAACTTTTCCATGTGGGCCAATAGAAAGCAGAACAAATGACATGGGTTAAAGCGCTAAAATAGGGTTAAAAGCAAAATACCTCCTGTGTTATTGATAAAGAGCAAATTGCCCCcctatgttaaaaaaaaatgcaaactaCACCCCTGTCAATTAAACATTGTAGCACACTGCCTCCCTACATAAATTAAACGTTGGTGAGAAGGGTGAAAGATGAAAATACCCctctttatatttgaaaatgctGACTGTTAGTCAAACTTAGGATTTTCATCTGTTGATTTTGTTTCTGGcgagagaaaaaaagagagacgACCGAGAGGCGACTGAGAGAACACGAAATCCACTCAAATCCTTAAAAATCCACCACCGCCGCCGGCGAAATCCACTCAAACGCCATTGCCCGTGGCTGCGACACTGATTTTCGCAATTTCGAGCTTGATTTTCGCTATTTCGAGATCCGATTTCTACCGGCGAACTATTTTCCGTTCCCTTCATTCCCCGTCAAACGCCGTTGACCGCAGCTGGAATACCAGACATGGATAGTCTCGATCTATACAGCTTCATATTTCGAGATCTGATTTTTGATTTCCGCTTCTTCTGCTCTTAACccattattttgcttttaacccattaaataattattttgcttcatattttgcttttaaccCATTAAATGCTTCATATGAATACCACCAAGATTTGATCTGTTTAACAATTCTGATTTTCAGTGGATCCCAATTCTAATATGAATACCACCAAGATTTCTTAAACAATAATTGATGGAGTATAGAATCCTCAAAGTTGAAAAGTAATCTGCTCTCACGTGTTTTAAggtttttactttattaattttagttaaattctACTGCAATTTTGGTTAAAAactcttgtaattttattgggtATTGATAAAAAGCATCTAATTattatgcaaatatataaatatattattatgcaaataaaagatttaagaTTGCACAAATCCTGTACCAAACGTGTGGGGGTTGTCTCAAGGGTTAAAAGATATTCTCGGACTAGTAACCATAGAAAGATTTTActtccaattatatattagttcgtgaattcaaaatatatgaaccattggttactataaaaatataatattttttttatcgtgATCAATTGTTGCTGActgttttgatttttggttTAATAGAGGCTTTTTGTGAGGGGAAAAGCTGACAAAGTATCAAATTTGGAAGCAGTTAAGGTAGGCCTTTCTGTCTATactgtttttttatttgtttgattaaGATTAGggtttagtatattttattccatttttGGGGGATTGTAGATTTTGTCATGTTGTCCCACTGTGTTGTGTGTATGTATGAAAatgtttaataatttgtgGTCCATTTTGTGGTCCCAATTATgttggatctttttttttagtcaatCTATACTTGTAAATAATGCTATACTTTTATTGTTATGTGCATGAAAAGCACCCTGTGTCAGGGTTTTACTTCTTGCTGAAGCATTATTGATTGTCTTTTTTGTTGGGAAGTTACTGTgctttttttgttatgtgtatTTGTACCCCCTGTATTATGGTTTTGCTTCTTGCTGAAgcgttattttttttggtttattttatttatgtacaGATGTTTCAAACACATGACATAAATTTTTGGTGGGgtgaaaaattt encodes:
- the LOC105167723 gene encoding probable inactive receptor kinase At1g48480 translates to MKRKLIVRRLSLPTFLRMGLLDFRHLLIVSAAILLLPSAAPDIASDRAALLALRSAVGGRVLLWNLSSPTPCSWAGVTCSSGSSSVVELRLPGMGLSGQLPPNTISNLTNLQTLSLRYNALSGPLPADLFSSLTSLRNLYLQHNFFSGQIPDSLFSLTSLVRLNLAHNNFSGPLSPSFNSLTRLGTLYLQDNHFSGPIPDLNFPSLVQFNVSNNNLTGQIPKGLSGNPKNSFSGNSLCGAPLDSCANENPKKKLSGGAIAGIIIGCVLGFFLILLVLFCLCRMLARKGMRSKDGIGANERELGLPREKTVESGDGTSSSFGAGAESNVISGGKRGLVFIGKLGWNFDIEDLLRASAEVLGKGTFGTTYKAVLETGLAVAVKRLRDVNLGEKELREKVEEIGKMNHENLVPLRAHHCNRDEKLLVYDYLPMGSLSALLHGNNGVGRTPLNWETRATIALGAARGITYLHSQGSSVSHGNIKSSNILLTRSYEARVSDFGLARLAGTAATPTRLAGYQAPEVTNPHKVSQKADVYSFGVLLLEMLTGKAPTHSLSNEEGVDLPRWVKSVVGDEWTSEVFDLELLRYQNVEEDMVQLLQLAVDCTEQYPDKRPSMAQVTTKIEELCRRSVDDRSGDIIDVGDEERGVGLGSPAT